DNA sequence from the Methanococcus maripaludis genome:
TAAATTCACTAGATTTTAAAACCATTCGATTTCACCTCCCCGGTATAATTTAATCTTTGTTTTAAAACTTGATATATATTTGCACGTTTGACGTATATATTATACAGCAGTAAAATAGAGAAAACAAATAATCATTAATAATATAAGTACAGATGACTAGTTACTAATTATCATAATTGATAATGATATTTCTAAATTTTAAATTATCAAAATCAGGATTCATTTAATTTATTTTTGAAAAAGGGAAAAATCATGTACGAAGGAGAAATTGCAATCGGGCCAGTGCACTCTACAATGCTTGAACCTCACAGGCTGAGATTATTTATTGAAGATGAGATAGTAAAAGATGCAGAACTTACAATTGGTGTAAATCATAGGGGCGTTGAACGATTAATGGAAGGCCTTCCTGTTGAAAAAGCATGTATTTTATGCGAAAAAATCTGCGGAATCTGTTCACACATTCACCTCTGGAGTGCGGCAAGGCTTGTTGAAATCGGGTGCAACATCGAAATTCCAGAACGTGCAAACCACATAAGAATTATCGTGGAAGAATTAGAGCGACTTCATTCTCATACATTACTTTTTGGACACGCTTTTGAAATATTGGGCCATGAAACAATGTCTATGAGATGTTTCATGTTAAGAGAACCAATCATGCAGGTATTTTTTGAAATTTCAGGAAGCAGGGTTCACTATTCATGCCCGATAATTGGCGGAATCAGACCAAGATGTAATATTTCAGATACTCAGATTCCACATATACTTGAAAAAGTTTCAAAATATGAGGAAGGCTTGAATAAATTTCTTGAAAGAATGTTAAATGACCCGATGATTATTTCAAGAGTAAAAGATGTTGGAGTAATGGATAGAAAAACCGCTGCAAAATTCCACGCAGTAGGGCCTACTGCAAGAGGTAGCAACGTGAAATCCGACATGAGAAAGTGGGGGTGGGTTCCAGAATATGATCCATACGACTTTGACGAAATATTATTTGACAGCGGAGATGTTTTTGCAAGGCTTGCTGTTAGGTTTTACGAGTGCCTTGAAAGTGTTAAAATTATAAGGCAGGCGCTTGATGCTTTAAAAGACACTGCAGACAAAAGAATCTACAATCCAAATTACGAATTACACGAATTTAAGCCGATAAACTGCTACACCGAAGCTCAAAGGGGAGAGCAGTACTATTCATACGGATTGGATGATGAAGGGCTTGTAAGGCAGGCAAAAATCAGGACTCCAACTGCAACAAATCTTGGTGCAATGGAAGATATTGTAAAAGGATACCACGTAAGTGATGCAGAATTAATAATTGCAAGTTGCGATCCTTGTTTTACATGTACTGATAGGTTGATGGTTTTAAAGGAACCATTTAAGAAATAGGCACATTAAATAATAAGTATATAATAATCAATCTTTTTTATACTGTTTCTGGTGGTTTTATGATTGTAAAAGAAGTCATGAACGAAAATTTTTTAAACGTTTCTCCAAGCGATATTGTAGGGGGAGTAGTTCAGTCGTTATATAAAAATAAAAAAAGCTATGCACCTGTAATTGAAGATGGGGAACTTGTTGGATGGGTTACTGCACTAGATTTACTCACGGGGTGCAAACACGTTAAAGTGGAAGAAGCAATGTTATTTTTAGATGAAATTAAAACGATAAATCCGAACGATGAATTATCTGACGAATTAATTTCTGAAATAATAGAAAATGAAGTTTTTGCGTATCCTGTTGTTGAAAATGATAAAATTGTTGGAACTTTGAGTTCTTTTGATATTTTGAAAAAATTAACCTCCAAATAAAAATTCTTTTTTTATTGTATTTTGAACTGTTTAAACTCTTTTTTCTGTTTAATTATATTAGGTATTAGATTTTTTAAGATATATACTATAAATTAAGTTTTTTAATCGATATAGTGAATAAATTAATATAATATATGTTTCCGATATAAGATTGAAACCCCGAGGTGAGGTTATGACTAAAGAAAAAATGTTAAAAGAGATTGCAGAAAATCTTGTTGAAATGGAGCCTGAAAATGTTGTAAAACTGTGCAATGAAGCACTTAATTTGGGAATTTTACCTGAAGAAATTATTGACAATGGATTAATTGCAGGGATGGATGAAGTAGGTAAGCTTTACGAAGAAGAAGAATATTTTGTTCCAGAAGTATTAATCTGTGCAGATGCACTTTATGCCGGGCTTGACGTTGTAAAACCCCATATTACAACAGAAGACGCAACAAAACCAATAAAAGTTGTTATCGGGGTAGTTCAAGGGGATACTCACGATATAGGTAAAATCTTGTAAAAATTATGATGGGTGCATCAGGAATTGAAGTATACGACCTTGGAAGGGATGTTCCGTTAGAACTCTTTGTCGAAAAAGCCGAAGAAATTGGTGCAGATTTTATCGGAATGTCAACTTTAATGACAACGACAATGGATGGAATGGAAAAAGTAATCAAAATGCTCGAAGAAAAAGGACTTAGGGATAAATACAAAGTATTTATCGGTGGAGGACCTATTTCACAAAGTTTTGCGGATAGAATTGGGGCCGATATATATACAAACACTGCAAACGAAGCAGTAAGGCGCGTAAAAGAAGTTTACGAGGGATTGTAATGGAAATAAAAAAAGATATAATGACTTCTAAAGAAAGAGTTGCAGCATTTTTGGAAGGAAAACCTTTAGATCGAATAGTTGCGATGCCAATAGTTACTTCAAACACGGCACAGCTAATTGGTAAATCTCAAAAAGATTTCCAGTTAAATTCTGAAGTGATGACAAAATCACACATTGCAGGTTTTGAGAAATTTGGATATGATTTGCTTTATCTATTTACAAATTGTTCATATCTTGCAGAAGCAATGGGTCAGAAATTAGTTTATTTTGAAAATGAACCTGCAAGCTGTAGGGATCCCGTTGTGAAAACACCCGAAGATATTTCAAAAATAAATGTTGCAGAAGGTTACGAAGCAAACTTACCTGTATACTACGAAGCTATCGAAATGATTCAAAAAGAAATAGGGGATCAAGTAAATGTTGCAGTCTGTTTTTCAGGGCCTTTTTCAACAGCTTCAACTTTGAGAGGACACGAACAATTCATAAAAGATACATACAATAACCCCGAATTATGTCACGAATTAATGAAAATGGCAACAGAAAGTGCAAAAAACTTTATAACTGAAGTTGTAAAGCGAGGTGCAATTCCAATTATTCTTGAACCGCTTTCATCAGGAAGTCTAATAAGTCCAAGATCATTTAAACAGTTTTCAAAACCCTACATAACCGAGCTCGTTGAACACGCACACGAGTTGGGAACTATTATTCCACTGCATATCTGTGAAAAAACAACAAAAATAATAGATCAAATGTCAGAAACAGGTGCAGATGTATTGAGTATTGATCTGTGTGATCTTGAGGTTGCAAAGGAAAAAGTTTCTGGAAAATCTGTAATTCTTGGAAACGTAAGTCCTTCTGATGATCTGCTTTTTGGTCCTGTAGAAAGGATTCATGAAACATGTAAAAATTTAATCGAAATAATGGATGGATTCAAACCAGGATTTATTCTTTCAACAGGCTGTGAAACATCTGATAAAGTTCCTATGGAAAATATTCAAGCTTTGATGGATTCAGCAAGATATTATGGAGTAAATGAAGATTTTCAAAACCAAGTTTAATAATTAATAAAAAATTCCTTTTTTCTTTTTAATTTAAAATTTAAAAAAGCAGAAAAATAATATTTTAATAAGATTAGAGATCTCTTGGATCAACAATTTCTCCTTTAACAGCACATGCTGCAGCAGTAATTGGTGATGCAAGGTATACGTCTGATTCTAACGAACCTTCTCTTCCTCTGAAGTTTCTGTTTGATGTTGCAATTCCAACTTCTCCAGGGCCTAAGAGTCCGTATAATGCACCCATACATGCAGAACATGATGGATTTGTTACAACACAGCCGTACTGGTAGAATTTTTTAATTAATCCTTCATCAATAGCTTCAAGCATAATGCTTCTTGATGCAGGGGTTACAACGACTCTGATATCTTTTGAAATTCCGCCGTGTTTTTCAATGACGTTTAAAGCAGCTCTCAAATCTTCAAGTCTTCCGTTTGTACATGAACCAATAAATACTTGATCAATTGGAGTTCCTGCAACTTCTCTTACTGCTTTTACATTGTCCACGTTGTGCGGGCATGCCATAACGGGTTCAAGGTTGCTTACATCGATTTCGAATTTTTCTTCAAATTCTGCATCTTTATCTCCAAGAACTAATTCGAATGGTTTTGCGGTGTTGTTAGCTTCCATTGCATTTTTTACATAATTAATTGTTTTGTCGTCAGGAGCAATCAATCCTGCTTTTCCGCCCATTTCGATAGCCATGTTTGACATTGTCATTCTTGATGCAATAGTCATGTTATCCACTGTGTTTCCGGCAAACTGTGCAGCTTTGTATGTCGCACCATCAGCTCCAACCATTCCAATAATGCTCAAAATTACATCTTTTGACATTACTTCTGGTTTTAATTCTCCCGTGATATTAAAGTAAAGTGTTTCGGGAACTTTAAACCATAATTCGCCAGTTGCAAATGCAGCAGCCATGTCGGTACTTCCAATTCCTGTTGCAAATGCACCAAATGCACCGTACGTACAGGTGTGGCTGTCTGCACCAACTACAACAGTTCCTGGAACTATGTGACCTTTTTCAGGCAATACCTGGTGGCAAACTCCTTCTCTAATATCATAGAAGTGTTTGATATTTTGTTCTTTTACAAAGTTTCTCATTAATATATGATTTTCAGCAGCGTTGATGCTATCAGCAGGTATCTGGTGGTCGAATGGAATCACAATCTTTTCATTGTCCCAAACTTTTGAAATACCTTCTTTTTTTAATGTATTTACTGAAAGCGGGCCTGTAATATCGTGGACCATCGCGGTTTCTACTTTAGCCATAACGATGTCTCCAGGTGAAACCTCTGAGTTACCTGAAGCTTTTGCCAAAATTTTTTCAGCTAGGGTCATTGCCATGTTTATACCTCCATATAGCACCATATGACAAATAAGACGTACTTACTTGGAAAGTATTATATAGCAGAACTATTTATTTATTTCTACGAATTAGAATTAGCAGTTGTTTTTTTATTATGCGAGGTGCGAATATGATGGATACACAAAGACCATTAGACGCTTTAGGTAAATCAATTAACACAAACGTAACAGTTTACTTAAAAGATGGTAAAGTTGTTAAAGGAAGATTAAAAGCATACGACTTACACATGAACGTTGCTTTAGAAAATGCTAAAATTGAAAACGATGAAGAAAAAGAATTCCCAATGCTGGTTGTAAGGGGAGACAACGTACTCTACGTTTCATTATAATTCCTTTGATTCAACAGTTAATTTTTTATGTGATCTCGATATATGGAATAAGGTAAAGATAAACACGGTGAAGTAAATGACAAAAGGAACACCATCCCAAGGTAAACACAATAAAGGTTCAAACCATATTGTATGCAGAAGATGTGGAAGAAGAGCATTCCACGTAAGAAAAAAAGTATGTGCAGCATGCGGATTTGGTAGAAGCTCAAAAATCAAAAGATTTGCATGGCAATGGAAAAAAGTGACCGGAAAAGGAAATAGAGTAAAATAACATACCCACTTTCTTTTTTATTACTTAAAATAATTATCTAAACCATCTTTTTTATTACTCGTTTAAACTCAATTTTTGTAACACTTATATACCAGTTCAATTTAGTTATTCTATCGATATTTATCAACATTCTACGAATAGTATATAATCTATTAATTTGATTTTGTGATAATCATGTGTGGTATCTTTGGAATTTATTCTCATGAAAAAAGTAACATTGTAAAAAAAGTGTACTATGGTCTTTACGCACTTCAACACAGGGGGCAAGAGGGTGCTGGAATTGCTGTTGGGAACGGTAAAGAAATAGGATTCTATAAGGGATTGGGATTGGTTCCAGAAGTATTTTCAAACAAGGAATTACAAAATTTGTACGGGCACATCGGCGTTGGCCATGTAAGGTACTCTACAACCGGCAGAAATACAATTGAGAACTGTCAGCCATTTGTTGTAAACAGTTCTTTTGGAAAAATTGCAATTACCCACAATGGAGATATTGTAAATTCAAAAGAATTAAAACATGAACTCGAAAAAAAGGGACATATCTTTGTTTCTACAACAGATTCCGAAGTTATTGCTCAACTTCTGGTTCGAGAACTTTTAAAAAATGATGACATTATTACTGCAGTTACAAACGTGACGCAAAAATTAAACGGTGCTTACTCTCTTTTAATTATCTATGACGATACATTGATTGCAATAAGGGATCCAAACGGATTTAAGCCGTTATGCATTGGAAAAGATGATGGAGCATACTATTTTAGTTCTGAAAGCTGTGCTCTTGACATTGTTGATGTTGAATTTGAAAGGGACGTTGCCCCTGGAGAAATGGTTGTTGTAGACCAAAATGGACTTAACACCTACAAACTACCAAATGCAAAAGAAAAAGCATCTTCTTGTATGTTTGAATACGTTTATTTTGCAAGACCTGATTCCGTAATTGATGGGGTAAGCGTTTACGAAGTAAGAAGAAATATTGGAAAAATTTTAGCAAGGGAAACTCCTGAAGAAGTCGATATTGTATCCCCAGTTCCTGATTCAGGAATTATTTTTTCACAAGGATACACCGAAGAAGCAGAAGTTCCTTACTACGAAGCTTTAATTAAAAATAGGTATATTGGAAGAACATTTATCCTTCCAACGCAGGAAGAACGAGATCTTGCGGTAAGATTGAAGTTAAACCCTGTAAAATACCTTTTAAAAGATAAAAAGGTCATGTTGATTGACGACAGTATCGTTCGTGGAACTACATCTGGAAAAATAATGAAGATGGCTAAAAAAGCGGGTGCAAAAGAGGTTCACTTAAGAATTGGATCCCCAAGAATTGTTTCACCATGTTTTTATGGAATAGACATGGCTACAACAAAGGAATTAATTGCAAATTCAAAAACTGACGAAGAAATAGCTGAAATGATTGGCGCAGATTCTGTAGCATACTTAAGTATTGAAGGATTAGTCGAAGCAATTGGAAGAGATGACCTTTGTTTAGCATGTTTAAACGAAGAATATCCAACAGATGTTTCATGTAAATTTGAATGCGGAAATTGCAAAAAATAAAATTTTAATTTCTATTTTTTTAATATTTTAAAAATTTAAAAAAAGAGTAATTATTTCTTAAATTTTGAAAAAATGCTTCTTTTTAATTTTTCAAAGAAACTTTCATTATAAATTTCTTCAATTTTCCCAATATCAACGTATGATCCTGTAACTTTTAGTGCAAGTTCAGTATATGCTTTTGAAGAAGGGCATCTGGGATTGTATTCAATTACATCCATTTTTTTAAGGGTTGAATTTCTGATATTTTCATCTTCTGGGATCAATCCAACAATTTTTTCTTCCAAAATCATTTCAATTTCGTCAGGTCCCATTTCACCGAAATCTTTTCCAGTTCTATTTAATACAATTCCCATTACATTGGTTCCTGCCATTTCACTGCTTTCTTTAATTTTCATCGCATCAGCAATTGAAAAAAGTTCAGGAGTCACCACAAGTAGGATTTTATCTGCAATTGCAAGGTGAATTGCCATGTCTTTGTTCAAACCTGCTGGAGCATCAATAATTACGTAATCGTATTCATCAGCAATTTCATTTATTACATCAGGGAATAAATCGAGGTCTGATTTTTTGTAGCCTGCAATAGAAAGGCTTGCTGGGAGTACAAATGCACCAGTTCTATGTTCGTAAATTGCATCTCTTACAGAACACTCTTCTGCGAGAACTTCATGAATGGAGGGTCTCTTTTTTTCAAAATCAAATATTAGCCCCAAATTGGCCATTGAGATATCCCCATCAATTACAATAGTTTTTTTGCCGAGTTTGGAAAGCGCAACCGCTAAATTTGCAGATGTTGTCGTTTTTCCAACTCCACCTTTTCCAGAAGCTACCGTAATAATCATGAAATCACCAAATAAAACAAAATAAATCGTGTAATTAACTACTTATTATTTAATTTAAAGTATTTGTATTTAGTTATTTGTAACGGAAAAAAGTATTTAATCAAACAGTTACTATTCAATAGAAAGTCAAGTTAATAATCAGGTTATAAAAAATGGAAGAATTAATTCTTGGAATAGTTCAAGGACTTACCGAATTTTTACCGATCTCAAGTTCTGGACACCTTGCTATATTTACTGCAATTTTTAACAGTACTCCGGATGTCGGTTATTTTGCATTTTTACACCTTGCAACGTTTTTGGCGGTTTTAATTTTTGTAAAAGCGGAAGT
Encoded proteins:
- a CDS encoding LSm family protein, with product MMDTQRPLDALGKSINTNVTVYLKDGKVVKGRLKAYDLHMNVALENAKIENDEEKEFPMLVVRGDNVLYVSL
- a CDS encoding 50S ribosomal protein L37e, giving the protein MTKGTPSQGKHNKGSNHIVCRRCGRRAFHVRKKVCAACGFGRSSKIKRFAWQWKKVTGKGNRVK
- a CDS encoding 3-isopropylmalate dehydratase large subunit, which codes for MAMTLAEKILAKASGNSEVSPGDIVMAKVETAMVHDITGPLSVNTLKKEGISKVWDNEKIVIPFDHQIPADSINAAENHILMRNFVKEQNIKHFYDIREGVCHQVLPEKGHIVPGTVVVGADSHTCTYGAFGAFATGIGSTDMAAAFATGELWFKVPETLYFNITGELKPEVMSKDVILSIIGMVGADGATYKAAQFAGNTVDNMTIASRMTMSNMAIEMGGKAGLIAPDDKTINYVKNAMEANNTAKPFELVLGDKDAEFEEKFEIDVSNLEPVMACPHNVDNVKAVREVAGTPIDQVFIGSCTNGRLEDLRAALNVIEKHGGISKDIRVVVTPASRSIMLEAIDEGLIKKFYQYGCVVTNPSCSACMGALYGLLGPGEVGIATSNRNFRGREGSLESDVYLASPITAAACAVKGEIVDPRDL
- the minD gene encoding cell division ATPase MinD — encoded protein: MIITVASGKGGVGKTTTSANLAVALSKLGKKTIVIDGDISMANLGLIFDFEKKRPSIHEVLAEECSVRDAIYEHRTGAFVLPASLSIAGYKKSDLDLFPDVINEIADEYDYVIIDAPAGLNKDMAIHLAIADKILLVVTPELFSIADAMKIKESSEMAGTNVMGIVLNRTGKDFGEMGPDEIEMILEEKIVGLIPEDENIRNSTLKKMDVIEYNPRCPSSKAYTELALKVTGSYVDIGKIEEIYNESFFEKLKRSIFSKFKK
- a CDS encoding hydrogenase large subunit; this translates as MYEGEIAIGPVHSTMLEPHRLRLFIEDEIVKDAELTIGVNHRGVERLMEGLPVEKACILCEKICGICSHIHLWSAARLVEIGCNIEIPERANHIRIIVEELERLHSHTLLFGHAFEILGHETMSMRCFMLREPIMQVFFEISGSRVHYSCPIIGGIRPRCNISDTQIPHILEKVSKYEEGLNKFLERMLNDPMIISRVKDVGVMDRKTAAKFHAVGPTARGSNVKSDMRKWGWVPEYDPYDFDEILFDSGDVFARLAVRFYECLESVKIIRQALDALKDTADKRIYNPNYELHEFKPINCYTEAQRGEQYYSYGLDDEGLVRQAKIRTPTATNLGAMEDIVKGYHVSDAELIIASCDPCFTCTDRLMVLKEPFKK
- a CDS encoding uroporphyrinogen decarboxylase family protein: MEIKKDIMTSKERVAAFLEGKPLDRIVAMPIVTSNTAQLIGKSQKDFQLNSEVMTKSHIAGFEKFGYDLLYLFTNCSYLAEAMGQKLVYFENEPASCRDPVVKTPEDISKINVAEGYEANLPVYYEAIEMIQKEIGDQVNVAVCFSGPFSTASTLRGHEQFIKDTYNNPELCHELMKMATESAKNFITEVVKRGAIPIILEPLSSGSLISPRSFKQFSKPYITELVEHAHELGTIIPLHICEKTTKIIDQMSETGADVLSIDLCDLEVAKEKVSGKSVILGNVSPSDDLLFGPVERIHETCKNLIEIMDGFKPGFILSTGCETSDKVPMENIQALMDSARYYGVNEDFQNQV
- the purF gene encoding amidophosphoribosyltransferase yields the protein MCGIFGIYSHEKSNIVKKVYYGLYALQHRGQEGAGIAVGNGKEIGFYKGLGLVPEVFSNKELQNLYGHIGVGHVRYSTTGRNTIENCQPFVVNSSFGKIAITHNGDIVNSKELKHELEKKGHIFVSTTDSEVIAQLLVRELLKNDDIITAVTNVTQKLNGAYSLLIIYDDTLIAIRDPNGFKPLCIGKDDGAYYFSSESCALDIVDVEFERDVAPGEMVVVDQNGLNTYKLPNAKEKASSCMFEYVYFARPDSVIDGVSVYEVRRNIGKILARETPEEVDIVSPVPDSGIIFSQGYTEEAEVPYYEALIKNRYIGRTFILPTQEERDLAVRLKLNPVKYLLKDKKVMLIDDSIVRGTTSGKIMKMAKKAGAKEVHLRIGSPRIVSPCFYGIDMATTKELIANSKTDEEIAEMIGADSVAYLSIEGLVEAIGRDDLCLACLNEEYPTDVSCKFECGNCKK
- a CDS encoding CBS domain-containing protein, with the translated sequence MIVKEVMNENFLNVSPSDIVGGVVQSLYKNKKSYAPVIEDGELVGWVTALDLLTGCKHVKVEEAMLFLDEIKTINPNDELSDELISEIIENEVFAYPVVENDKIVGTLSSFDILKKLTSK